A stretch of DNA from Methanogenium sp. S4BF:
TTGCTGCCGCTACCATTTACCCCGGATTTCCGGTCCGTTCGTCACCAGGGTATCCGGATGAGGATAAGGCAGTTCGCCCCGCATGTGATGATGCGGGTATCCCGTTTGAGATATTTGAGACCTACCCTCATGCAGTGATTGTCCTCTCCGGCACCGTTTGCAGATTTAGTAATTCCGCAGCACGCAAACTGCTGGGAAAGAATACGTTCCTGAAGGACAGTCTTCCCAGAATTCATCTGGTGCATAACGAATTTTCAGAACTGGTGGAGCCGCTGACGCTGCATGAAGGGTCGCCATCCCCTGAACCACGGATGGTTGAGGATCAACTTCGCATCAGCAGAACACGCAGTATTGATGTGGAGATTATGCTGGTTCCTTCACGGACTGCTTCCCAAAATCTTCTGGTTATTTTCCGTGACATCACCCGGAAGAAACATGCGGAGTCAGAACTCCTGAAACGGAACAGTCAGCTTTTAATGATGAATGAGGTCATGAAAGTGGCAAACTCAGTCGATACCCTTGACGGGATGCTGGAAGAGATTCTTCATACGGTTATCGATGAGATGAATTTTGATCTTGGCTGGATCTACCTGCGGGATACGGATGCGAAATGGGCAACGATCATCGCATCGTCCGGTGTTCCCGAACGGTTTATCGAGACACGAATGCGGCAGAATGTGCTGGACTATCCGTTTAATCTGGTATTTTTTGCGATGCAGCAGCATTATGTGGAGAATCTGCCGAATCATCCGCCCGGACCAATTGATTCAAAGGTGTTAGAAGAGATTGATGCGCTCTCATACGCGGGTATTCCGCTGATATCTGATGCTGTTGTTGTCGGTGCGCTCTACATCGGCAGGCGGTCACGCTATTCCTTCTCACCATTTGAGAAGAAGACGCTGGAGATGATTGGGAATGAGATCGGTGGTACGATTCTCCGTGGAATCCTGCAGGACCGTCTGGAGGATGCCTATAGTGACGCAAGCCTTTATCTGGATATTATGCTCCATGACATCAAGAATGCAAATTCTGCCGTTCTTGGGTATTCCCGGCGTCTGATGGACCCTGCCGTGGAAGATGCCGCTAAGTACCTTGCAAAGGTCCAGTGGCATACGCATCATATCACTGATATTCTCAACAATGTCACAACCATTCGGAGAATCACTGATGAGTCGACTGAAAAGACTCCTATTAATCTGGATGCACTCATCAGTGCAGAGATTTTACAGTACCCGGAGGCCGATATCTCCTTTATGCGGACCGGATGTACGGTATGGGCCGACAGCCTTCTCTCCGTGGTCTTCACAAATCTTATCCGGAACAGCATCAAATACGGCGGGCCGGGAGTGCGCATCTGGATCAGCAGTGAGGAGACTGATCATGAGGTGACGGTTTCCGTTGAAGATGACGGTCCCGGTCTCTCTGATGAGAAGAAGATGCAGCTCTTTTCACTCTTCCAGGAATCCACCACCGAACGGGGGGGACGGGGTCTCGGCCTGCATATCACCCGCCTTTTGATCCGGAGATACGGGGGCAAAATAATCCCTGGCGACCGGATACCCGGGCGCCCCGAGAAAGGGCTTTCCATCCGTTTCACGCTTCGTCTGGCAGAAGAGATGGAAGATGATGCTGAGATTCTGGATTGAATGCTCTGTTTTAGCATACGCGTCACCATCATCTCCTGCAGGAATGCGGTTCACATGATGGACGCCTTTTTTCTTCCTCTCCCTTCCAACACTGATTAAAGCATATCCCAATCCCGCAACTCTTTTGCATATTCAGGGAAAATCTCAGGTGATGAAACACGACCGTGTCTGCCCGATGTCCGAGGCCCGGCATATGGACAATTTCTTCCGGCGTTTTATTCATCCGCCGAAATACATTTTCGGGCGGTTCATTCATACCGGGGATACGGTTATTGATATTGGATGTGGTCCCGGTTTTTTCTCCTGCCCGATAGCCCGGATGGTGGGGGAAACCGGGAGGGTGATTGCCATTGACCTGCAGGACGGGATGCTTGCCATGCTTAGGGAGAAGGCTGCAAAAGAAGGTGTCTCTTCAGTCATTGAGGTGCGCAAGGCGGAGTTATCAAGACTGAATACCGGGTGCAGGGGTGATGCGGACTTTGCACTTGCATTCTATGTGATGCACGAACTGCCGGATATTCTCCAGGGATTCCGTGAGGTGGCAGCGGCGCTGCGTCCCGGTGCCCGGATGCTTGTCGCCGAACCGTTTATGCATGTGTCTGCCGGTGAATACGATGAAACCTGCCGCCTTGCAGGTGTGGCAGGGTTTGCTGTGGTGGAGCGGCCACGCATTCTCTTTTCAAGGGCCGTTGTACTGGAAAAAATGGTCTGATATCTCACCATTTATGTTTTAGGTATTTGTCCTGATACCGTTTCAAAGAGCTATGCACTGTATTTTCTGCCTTGAGCGCCCGCCACGTTCTTTGGGGGAGATCTCTCACTCGGTACGCCATACGGTTTTAAGCCGGAGGTTATGCTATGTTTCCCCTGTCCCTGTCTCAAAAAAAGGGAAAACGGATGTCTCTGATTGTATGCTTTATTGCGCAGTATATACCTGTAAGGGCACTCTCTCTGCCCGTGGGGTGGAATTACCCCATGGTACATTGAATAAGATTTTTTGTCTCAAATAGGAGTAAAATTGGATCTGGGTTATTCTGAAACCATTTTGTGCATTAAATCCATGACTCCAGCCTTTTCTTTCCGCTGTCTGCGCCGGGCACCGCCCATCCCCATCCCCATCTCCATCGGCGCTGATCCATAGAGTTCCCTGTTGAGCCGGTTGTTGAGTTCATCAAAGATCATCTTGTATGCAGGGCAGTGGGGGTCAACCGCCTCCACTCTCCCCCCGGTGGGCACAATGGCATTGTAGGGGCAGCCTCCGCGGCAGTATCTGATATGTGCACACTCATTGCAGTGCTCATCCACGAAGTCTTTGAATGCGTGCATCAGTTTCCATGCACGGGACTCTGCCAAATCTGCTTTTGTCGGACGGTCATAGACGGTGCCCATCACCCATTCGGGCATGCCCACAAACCGGTAGCAGGGGTAGATGCTGCCGTCGGGACCGACAGCAAAGGTGTTTCCCATGCAGTCGTTGAAGGTGCAGACATTCCCCGTCCGTGTGAATACAGACTTGAAAAGGTCATTTATATTCATAATCTCTGCGGAATTCAGGTTTTCCAGGTATTTGTCGAGGAGATAAATGAGCAGGTCTCCGTATTTTTCGGGTGCCAGTGCCCATTTCTCCGGGTCGTCGCCGCGGAGGGACGGAAGCGCCGGATGCAGTTTGAGCACATATCCGTTCTCCATGAAGAAGGTGAATATCTCCTCACGGTGGTCAACGGACTGTGAGGTGAAGGTGCAGATGAACCGGACGGAGAGGCCGTTTTCCTGTGCGATTTTGTAGCCGTGCATGGTCCGGTCAAAGTATCCCTCCCCCCGCTGAATGTCATTTATTTCTTTCGGCCCGTCTATGGAGGAGCCGACAGGGACCTGATATGCAGCAAAAATCTGTGCAAGTTCAGGTGTCATCCGCCAGAGATTTGTCTGAATTGCAAATGCCGGTTTCAGGTGTGCCAACTCTTCGGAGAGCAGGGGAAGCGCCTCACGGAAGAAGTCGGGCCCCGCAAGCAGGGGTTCTCCCCCATGGAATGTGACGGTCACCTGCCGGTCGTCAAAATCTTTGAGCCAGGCGGCCACTTCCCGGATGGTCTCCATGCTCATCACCGGTGAGTCCTCTTCTGAACTCCAGCAGTAGTGACAGTTAGACGGACAGCCAAGGGTCGGTATCAGCATCACATGGAAGGGACTTTTCATACCCTGATTTTTTGGCCTGCTTATCTATGAAGGTTCGGATTGGCATGCCAAAGGCGAAGGAACGGAAGAAAACCCATGCAGGGCTTTGGTGTTTGTGTGCCATTTGCTGTACAGATTCCCGGTGCGGTATTTGTGTTCGGTGCGTGTATCAAAAAAGAAATATTAAAGCTCTCCCATCCCAAAAACCGTTTTATGAAAAGAGATGACAAACAGCACCGTTCCCTTCAGACGAGTTTTGGTCTTGTCATCTTTCTGGTATTTATCTTTCTGACAGTATCAGTTTCTGTAATCCTCTTCACCTCAGTCGAAAACAGCATCGTCTCACAGTTTGACGAGAAG
This window harbors:
- a CDS encoding TIGR04083 family peptide-modifying radical SAM enzyme, which translates into the protein MKSPFHVMLIPTLGCPSNCHYCWSSEEDSPVMSMETIREVAAWLKDFDDRQVTVTFHGGEPLLAGPDFFREALPLLSEELAHLKPAFAIQTNLWRMTPELAQIFAAYQVPVGSSIDGPKEINDIQRGEGYFDRTMHGYKIAQENGLSVRFICTFTSQSVDHREEIFTFFMENGYVLKLHPALPSLRGDDPEKWALAPEKYGDLLIYLLDKYLENLNSAEIMNINDLFKSVFTRTGNVCTFNDCMGNTFAVGPDGSIYPCYRFVGMPEWVMGTVYDRPTKADLAESRAWKLMHAFKDFVDEHCNECAHIRYCRGGCPYNAIVPTGGRVEAVDPHCPAYKMIFDELNNRLNRELYGSAPMEMGMGMGGARRRQRKEKAGVMDLMHKMVSE
- a CDS encoding class I SAM-dependent methyltransferase, yielding MKHDRVCPMSEARHMDNFFRRFIHPPKYIFGRFIHTGDTVIDIGCGPGFFSCPIARMVGETGRVIAIDLQDGMLAMLREKAAKEGVSSVIEVRKAELSRLNTGCRGDADFALAFYVMHELPDILQGFREVAAALRPGARMLVAEPFMHVSAGEYDETCRLAGVAGFAVVERPRILFSRAVVLEKMV
- a CDS encoding GAF domain-containing sensor histidine kinase produces the protein MPNYSAENEVPPSFQSEHTDMGIHDYYEYVRHSEIPVLFFGETGNVIFANTAFHRIYQYPDDFFSQSPDIRKIICPCDLQGDDSGAAGGACDVFRPGTFIRASVTDSVGADLPSLVSVADIPGSSFAAATIYPGFPVRSSPGYPDEDKAVRPACDDAGIPFEIFETYPHAVIVLSGTVCRFSNSAARKLLGKNTFLKDSLPRIHLVHNEFSELVEPLTLHEGSPSPEPRMVEDQLRISRTRSIDVEIMLVPSRTASQNLLVIFRDITRKKHAESELLKRNSQLLMMNEVMKVANSVDTLDGMLEEILHTVIDEMNFDLGWIYLRDTDAKWATIIASSGVPERFIETRMRQNVLDYPFNLVFFAMQQHYVENLPNHPPGPIDSKVLEEIDALSYAGIPLISDAVVVGALYIGRRSRYSFSPFEKKTLEMIGNEIGGTILRGILQDRLEDAYSDASLYLDIMLHDIKNANSAVLGYSRRLMDPAVEDAAKYLAKVQWHTHHITDILNNVTTIRRITDESTEKTPINLDALISAEILQYPEADISFMRTGCTVWADSLLSVVFTNLIRNSIKYGGPGVRIWISSEETDHEVTVSVEDDGPGLSDEKKMQLFSLFQESTTERGGRGLGLHITRLLIRRYGGKIIPGDRIPGRPEKGLSIRFTLRLAEEMEDDAEILD